One region of Drosophila kikkawai strain 14028-0561.14 chromosome 2R, DkikHiC1v2, whole genome shotgun sequence genomic DNA includes:
- the LOC138928072 gene encoding uncharacterized protein: MAPSPRTAQSLESRRSRGTQSYRCRVCRGIHPLRKCKRFRKLSAEKRLRAVLINKYCSNCLAHQHSEGTCRSQDGCKKCGGNHHTLLHMHEEPSPPHPSRNPRQSARSHPRCSAGSVSRSSSPNRAAIERPRLEVSATATSVATLVRQKTIHILPTAIVVVDTGSSTFETAAMIDPCMAVSSIDRSLAAAFRLPFTSLGDDKVCSATLRSRTGNFKLEVVLKLDPSLKIRTPIRALSDATRAKFGDIRLADEQFHRPATISLVLGADVFAKLIQPGFLKLEDGLPVAQSTVFGWTVSGAVLEH, translated from the coding sequence ATGGCTCCAAGTCCTCGCACCGCCCAGTCCTTggaaagcagacgttcccgaggtactCAGTCCTACCGCTGCCGAGTCTGCCGGGGAatccatcctcttcggaagtgcaaGAGGTTCCGAAAGCTGAGCGCCGAGAAGCGCCTCCGAGCAGTACTTATTAATAAGTACTGCTCAAATTGCCTCGCCCACCAACATTCCGAGGGGACCTGCCGCAGCCAGGACGGCTGCAAGAAGTGTGGAGGGAACCACCACACCCTGCTGCATATGCACGAGGAGCCGTCTCCACCCCACCCGTCGCGCAATCCGCGCCAATCCGCCAGGTCGCATCCCCGCTGTTCCGCCGGGTCCGTCTCCCGCTCTTCGTCGCCAAACCGGGCCGCCATTGAGCGTCCACGTCTGGAGGTCTCCGCTACGGCTACGTCGGTGGCCACGTTGGTTCGTCAGAAGACGATCCACATACTTCCGACAGCCATCGTCGTGGTGGACACGGGATCTTCTACGTTCGAGACCGCGGCGATGATCGACCCCTGTATGGCGGTGAGCAGCATCGACCGATCGCTGGCGGCCGCTTTCCGGCTGCCCTTCACCAGTCTGGGAGACGACAAGGTCTGTTCGGCGACGCTCCGATCCCGAACAGGCAACTTTAAGCTCGAGGTCGTCCTGAAGCTTGACCCGAGCCTCAAGATCCGGACTCCTATTCGGGCTCTGAGCGACGCCACACGGGCAAAGTTCGGCGACATCCGCCTTGCCGATGAACAATTCCACCGCCCGGCAACCATCTCCCTCGTGTTGGGCGCAGATGTGTTTGCGAAACTTATCCAACCGGGGTTCCTGAAACTCGAGGATGGTTTGCCTGTGGCTCAGAGCACCGTGTTCGGATGGACCGTTTCCGGAGCCGTTCTGGAACACTGA
- the LOC121503200 gene encoding uncharacterized protein yields the protein MFMQEIWLQDLGWDDKLPTPMSLRWQSFLKEYSDLNKIRVPRWVGYQPEVIVEHHGFCDASQKAYGAAIYVRVEMGHQILTRLLTAKTRVAPVKTVSLPRLELCGAVLLTEMVTAILPHLPTASSDLRCWTDSTIVLAWLRKPACNWTTFVANRVAKITQATPVDCWAHVPSEQNSADLASRGVPLIDLADSKLWWQGPEWLQGPRELWPAQNAIDPTELEQRAVKVHFSKTPSEEYLERFSKLDKALRVLTYVLRFLKRCRKSSISPTPRPTSDEIREAERVLISIAQRRAYGQEQKHLAEKRSLPVSSPIANLFPFIDQHSLLRACGRLTAAKGLQYDERHPIILPYGCRLSRLLIQFAHQITLHGGSQLIVRLIRSKYWIPKIKNLVKAMVNPCKICTIYKKRLQTQLMGDFPTDSVSFSRAFTYTGAIHLEPTSDLTTEKFLAAFARFVARRGCPQRVHSDNGKTFVGAATLLSRDFLQAVKESVTDAYSHQGLVWRFIPLGAPHMGGLWEAGVKSFKTLFYKASATRKYTFEELATLLAKIEACLNSRPLSPMSEDPSDLLALTQGHFLVGGPLLSTAEPEGEAKSILNRWQHLKAQHQQFSVRWKEEYLKELHKRYKWQYPTRNLQIGDMVVVKEDNLPSDEWRLGRISSVFQGADDLIRVAEIRTARGTIKRPVHKVILLPAEDQVSSVPRD from the exons ATGTTTATGCAGGAGATTTGGTTGCAAGACTTAGGCTGGGATGACAAGCTTCCCACGCCCATGAGTCTGAGATGGCAGTCGTTTCTCAAAGAATATTCCGACCTCAACAAGATCCGCGTTCCAAGGTGGGTTGGGTACCAGCCAGAGGTCATCGTAGAGCATCACGGCTTCTGTGACGCGTCGCAGAAAGCCTATGGAGCTGCTATCTACGTCCGCGTCGAGATGGGTCACCAGATCTTGACTCGTCTGCTGACAGCCAAGACACGAGTGGCTCCGGTGAAAACCGTGTCCCTCCCCCGGCTAGAGCTCTGTGGAGCGGTGCTTTTAACCGAAATGGTGACAGCAATCCTTCCGCATTTGCCTACCGCCAGTTCCGATCTCCGCTGCTGGACAGATTCCACGATCGTCCTAGCCTGGTTACGTAAGCCTGCTTgcaactggactacgtttgtGGCCAACAGAGTTGCCAAGATCACTCAGGCAACACCAGTCGACTGTTGGGCACATGTTCCCTCCGAACAAAACTCCGCCGATTTAGCCAGTCGAGGCGTACCCCTGATCGACCTAGCGGATAGCAAACTTTGGTGGCAAGGACCAGAGTGGCTGCAGGGCCCTCGTGAGCTATGGCCTGCCCAAAATGCCATCGATCCGACCGAATTAGAACAGCGTGCAGTCAAGGTGCATTTCAGCAAGACCCCGTCCGAAGAATATCTTGAGCGTTTCTCCAAACTGGACAAAGCTCTGCGGGTCTTAACGTACGTTCTGCGATTCCTTAAACGCTGCCGCAAGAGCTCGATCTCGCCCACTCCACGACCCACAAGTGATGAAATCCGGGAGGCAGAAAGAGTTTTAATCTCCATTGCGCAGCGCAGAGCATATGGCCAAGAGCAGAAGCATCTGGCCGAGAAAAGGTCCCTTCCAGTGTCCAGTCCGATTGCGAACTTGTTTCCGTTTATCGACCAACACAGCCTCCTAAGAGCATGTGGTCGCCTTACTGCTGCCAAAGGGTTGCAGTATGACGAACGCCATCCAATAATACTTCCCTATGGCTGCAGACTGTCTCGCCTTCTCATCCAATTTGCTCACCAGATTACTCTTCATGGCGGTAGTCAATTAATTGTACGCCTTATCCGATCGAAGTATTGGATTCCTAAAATCAAGAATCTGGTGAAGGCTATGGTGAATCCGTGTAAAATTTGCACGATTTACAAGAAGCGACTTCAAACCCAGCTGATGGGCGATTTTCCGACAGACAGTGTTTCCTTCTCGAGGGCTTTCACGTACACGGGG GCTATCCATTTGGAACCCACTTCCGATCTGACAACCGAGAAGTTCCTAGCGGCCTTTGCTCGTTTCGTAGCGAGGCGCGGTTGTCCTCAGCGGGTCCATTCGGATAATGGCAAGACCTTTGTGGGGGCAGCAACTCTGCTTTCTCGAGACTTCCTCCAAGCCGTCAAGGAGTCTGTGACTGATGCATACAGCCATCAGGGGCTCGTATGGCGATTTATTCCACTAGGGGCTCCACATATGGGGGGTCTATGGGAAGCGGGCGTCAAGAGTTTTAAGACTCTGTTTTACAAAGCTTCCGCGACCCGCAAGTACACTTTCGAGGAACTTGCGACGCTCCTCGCAAAGATTGAGGCTTGCCTCAACTCAAGACCCCTCTCCCCGATGTCCGAAGATCCCTCAGACTTGCTGGCCCTCACACAGGGCCATTTTCTTGTTGGAGGACCGTTGCTCTCCACGGCGGAGCCCGAGGGCGAAGCCAAATCGATACTCAATCGATGGCAACATTTAAAGGCCCAACATCAGCAGTTTAGTGTTCGGTGGAAAGAGGAGTATCTAAAGGAACTCCACAAACGCTACAAATGGCAATATCCGACCCGAAACCTCCAAATCGGCGACATGGTAGTCGTCAAGGAGGACAATCTTCCATCCGACGAATGGCGGCTCGGCAGAATTAGTTCTGTCTTCCAAGGAGCCGATGACCTTATCCGAGTTGCGGAGATCCGCACAGCTCGTGGGACTATCAAGCGCCCAGTCCATAAGGTCATACTTCTCCCTGCGGAGGATCAAGTATCCTCCGTTCCCAGGGACTAG
- the LOC121503199 gene encoding uncharacterized protein: MASAEKPTAEQPTAEPPTAATVSLRKFIAASDRVSIFEAKINTPGQASPSLHLLQVRLQQVRALWDKVETEYATCSDLIAQEGSLEMVSVLQNKYDYCYSAYESCSAEISATIDSATPQAVQPPSQPIISSGCRLPPCDTEVFDGDYLRWPTFRDLFTAVYVNNPRLTPVEKLFHLFTKTSGEAKAIVSKSPLTNDGFASAWEALQDRFQNKRLLVNSQLKLLFNLSSISQESGHALKELQSTIQGCLTALAHSQISTDNWDCLLVFLCASKLPKVTLSLWEQSLTSKSDIPAWEEMNTFLSERYRTLEAIEDMKPTQAVPKKLQSFETKVSTKPKGCDLCSKENHPVRLCPRFLQMSVDARSGYIKKKQLCLNCFARGHQLRDCTSTHSCFTCKGRHHTLLHRNATPANSRSSTPSAQLSSGPSSSNASTSNPTVQNYFASGTTAVLLSTAIIDVCHLGTNYRARALIDSGSEATFISERLFNLIKLPFRSIQTQVSGLNQSVSAKSTRVCHFQVRSPTKPGLQLDTAAYVLPALAGKLPSYPIARDSLKDLPALQWSDPKFYESSQIDVLIGADILPSVMLSGTRGNICGSLLGQETIFGWVLTGPISQVNSNRVASFKTQVHQVGDEALDTLLSKFWEVEDLPVQIVKESDFYCERNFLQTTKKDASGRYVVTLPFCDPVNSGFNLGYSRSIALAQFLRNENRLKRDFPLKKQYDSVIQEYLDLGHMKEVPSTHNSPTYYIPHHAVIKPESTTTKLRVVFNASSPSANGTSLNDILHAGPVLQSDLTLQALQQMDPV; the protein is encoded by the coding sequence ATGGCATCCGCTGAAAAACCAACGGCCGAACAGCCAACGGCCGAACCGCCAACGGCCGCAACCGTGTCGTTGCGCAAATTCATAGCCGCCAGCGATCGTGTGAGCATTTTTGAAGCAAAGATCAATACTCCAGGTCAAGCTTCCCCGTCCCTACATCTGCTACAAGTCCGCCTGCAACAAGTGAGAGCCTTATGGGACAAGGTAGAGACGGAGTACGCCACGTGCTCCGATCTAATTGCCCAAGAAGGATCCCTCGAAATGGTGTCCGTGCTGCAGAACAAATATGACTATTGCTATTCGGCGTATGAGTCATGTTCTGcagagatcagtgcgacaattGACAGTGCCACGCCTCAAGCCGTGCAACCACCCTCCCAGCCAATCATTTCCTCCGGTTGCCGCTTACCTCCCTGCGATACAGAAGTCTTCGACGGGGACTACCTTCGATGGCCCACTTTCCGGGACCTATTCACGGCAGTCTATGTCAACAACCCCAGGCTGACACCGGTCGAGAAGCTCTTCCATCTTTTCACGAAGACGAGCGGCGAGGCGAAAGCCATCGTCTCCAAATCCCCGCTCACAAATGACGGGTTCGCCTCTGCGTGGGAAGCGCTTCAAGACCgtttccaaaacaaacgaCTTCTAGTCAACAGCCAACTCAAGCTTCTGTTCAACTTGAGTTCCATCTCCCAAGAATCTGGTCATGCGCTGAAAGAGCTGCAGTCCACGATTCAGGGGTGTTTGACAGCGCTAGCACATTCCCAAATATCCACGGACAACTGGGATTGTCTGCTGGTGTTCCTGTGCGCAAGCAAGCTGCCGAAAGTTACCCTTTCGCTATGGGAACAGTCCCTAACGTCGAAATCCGACATTCCGGCTTGGGAAGAGATGAACACCTTCCTAAGCGAAAGATATCGCACATTAGAGGCCATCGAGGACATGAAGCCGACTCAAGCAGTCCCGAAAAAGCTTCAGTCCTTCGAAACGAAAGTCAGCACCAAACCAAAAGGGTGTGACTTATGCTCCAAGGAGAATCATCCAGTACGCTTATGCCCGCGCTTTCTCCAAATGTCCGTCGACGCGCGTTCCGGCTacataaaaaagaagcagcTCTGTCTCAATTGTTTTGCAAGAGGCCACCAGCTACGTGACTGCACGAGCACGCACAGCTGTTTCACTTGTAAAGGGAGACATCATACTCTGCTACATCGTAATGCAACTCCGGCAAATTCAAGATCCTCCACGCCCTCTGCTCAGCTATCTTCAGGACCCTCCAGCAGTAATGCATCGACGAGCAATCCAACGGTGCAAAATTACTTCGCCTCTGGCACTACAGCCGTTCTGCTGAGCACGGCAATTATCGATGTGTGCCATCTCGGCACGAACTACCGAGCACGAGCCTTAATCGACTCGGGATCCGAGGCGACTTTCATTTCCGAACGCCTCTTCAATTTGATCAAGCTGCCATTCCGCAGCATCCAAACTCAAGTCTCCGGGCTGAACCAATCTGTTTCGGCGAAGTCTACCAGAGTCTGCCATTTTCAAGTGCGATCTCCTACTAAGCCGGGTCTCCAGTTAGACACCGCAGCCTACGTCCTTCCGGCATTGGCGGGCAAATTGCCCTCATATCCAATAGCTCGGGATTCTTTGAAAGACCTGCCCGCTCTCCAATGGTCAGACCCCAAATTCTACGAGAGTTCGCAAATTGATGTTCTAATCGGGGCCGACATTTTACCTTCGGTCATGCTGAGTGGCACGCGAGGAAACATTTGCGGCTCTCTACTAGGCCAAGAGACCATTTTCGGATGGGTGCTTACGGGCCCGATCTCCCAGGTGAACTCAAACAGAGTCGCATCCTTCAAGACTCAAGTACACCAAGTAGGTGACGAGGCACTGGACACGCTTCTCAGCAAgttctgggaggtggaagaTCTACCAGTCCAGATAGTAAAGGAGTCGGATTTCTATTGCGAGAGGAACTTTCTCCAAACGACGAAGAAAGACGCAAGCGGGAGGTACGTGGTGACGCTCCCGTTCTGCGACCCCGTAAATTCTGGATTCAATCTAGGGTATTCGAGGTCCATCGCGTTAGCTCAGTTTCTCCGAAACGAAAATCGGTTAAAAAGAGACTTTCCCCTAAAAAAGCAATATGACAGCGTGATTCAGGAATATCTGGATCTGGGTCATATGAAAGAAGTTCCGTCGACTCACAATTCTCCTACCTACTATATTCCACATCATGCGGTGATCAAGCCCGAAAGCACCACTACAAAGCTTCGCGTTGTATTTAACGCTTCAAGCCCTTCAGCAAATGGAACCAGTTTAAATGATATTCTTCATGCTGGTCCAGTCCTGCAATCCGATCTGACGCTTCAAGCCCTTCAGCAAATGGATCCAGTTTAA
- the LOC138928117 gene encoding uncharacterized protein — MPPGHLGASPILRRTGVYSRRSGDRLISPRWLVTWQSTCVPNPQRGRDPSQGCARAKAVAKGLKEVAKEKWPTIHRPTNYAKYPFPTSGPYWSSKRNHKALVLHKSRTQGTNTRRRRGTTTGGLPNTTKTINLEQIT; from the exons ATGCCTCCTGGTCATCTCGGGGCATCACCCATTCTCCGGCGGACCGGAGTCTATTCCAGGCGGTCAGGCGACCGACTCATCTCCCCCAG ATGGCTAGTTACATGGCAGAGTACGTGCGTCCCAAATCCACAACGTGGTCGCGACCCTAGCCAGGGATGCGCTCGCGCCAAGGCTGTCGCCAAAGGATTAAAAGAAGTGGCCAAGGAGAAATGGCCAACCATACACCGGCCAACAAATTACGCTAAGTACCCCTTTCCTACCTCGGGTCCCTACTGGAGCTCCAAAAGAAACCACAAGG CACTTGTGTTGCACAAATCCCGGACACAAGGCACGAATACACGGAGAAGGAGAGGTACGACGACAGGTGGATTACCgaatacaacaaaaactatTAACTTAGAACagataacttaa